A stretch of Peteryoungia algae DNA encodes these proteins:
- a CDS encoding NAD(P)-dependent oxidoreductase, with protein sequence MTDKIALIGAGAMGGAIGARLAETGTDLIVYDRDPEKIAALVAKGAVAASSAAEAASQAKAVILSLNSAAIVRAAVFGPQGVADGAKPGTLIIDMSSIDPETTKALATEGATRDLRWVDSPLSGGIPKAAIGQLTLMQGGAQGDVEETQGILSKLAGNQTHMGGPGAGQTTKMINQVLCGLGFLAVAEATALAEAAGVDVEKIPQALKGGRADSALLQEYMPRFATRDYRRTGRIDNMVKDLNAAQDLARLSNTSMPLTAICAEVHRMLTAAGLGGEDQAALMEYFKGPNKELAP encoded by the coding sequence ATGACTGACAAAATCGCCTTGATCGGTGCCGGCGCCATGGGCGGCGCAATCGGCGCACGCCTCGCCGAAACAGGAACGGATCTGATTGTCTACGATCGCGATCCGGAAAAGATTGCGGCGCTCGTTGCAAAAGGGGCTGTGGCGGCCTCGTCCGCTGCTGAGGCCGCAAGCCAGGCCAAGGCCGTGATCCTCTCGCTCAATTCCGCGGCCATCGTCCGCGCCGCTGTCTTCGGGCCACAGGGCGTTGCGGACGGCGCCAAGCCGGGCACGCTGATCATCGACATGTCGTCGATTGACCCCGAGACCACCAAGGCGCTCGCAACGGAAGGCGCGACCCGTGACTTGCGCTGGGTGGACAGCCCGCTCTCCGGCGGCATCCCGAAGGCAGCGATCGGCCAGCTCACCCTGATGCAGGGCGGCGCGCAAGGCGATGTGGAGGAAACGCAGGGCATCCTGTCGAAGCTGGCCGGCAACCAGACCCATATGGGTGGCCCGGGTGCCGGGCAGACCACCAAGATGATCAACCAGGTCCTCTGCGGCCTTGGCTTCCTTGCTGTCGCGGAGGCAACCGCCCTCGCCGAAGCAGCTGGTGTCGATGTCGAGAAGATCCCGCAGGCGCTGAAAGGTGGCCGGGCCGACAGCGCACTGCTGCAGGAATACATGCCGCGCTTTGCCACCCGGGATTATCGCCGCACCGGCCGCATCGACAACATGGTCAAGGACCTGAATGCAGCCCAGGACCTGGCAAGACTGAGCAACACCTCGATGCCGCTCACCGCGATCTGCGCCGAAGTCCACCGCATGCTGACGGCCGCCGGCCTCGGCGGCGAAGACCAGGCCGCACTGATGGAATATTTCAAGGGACCCAACAAGGAGCTTGCCCCATGA
- a CDS encoding LacI family DNA-binding transcriptional regulator, with translation MSTPRKAPTMADVARLAGVSPMTVSRAFKRDSSVSDATRSAILEAADNLGYVFDSTASNLRSQRTDFVAVTIPSINNANFADTVRGLSDGLKERGLQILLGYTDYDIQEEERLVEQLLRRRPEAIVVTGGRHTPRTRRLLENAGIPVIETWDLPDDPVGHVVGFSNAAAVRTMVDHFVSAKITRIAFIGGDADRDTRGTDRRAGFIAAMQAHGLDADRLIAAGTPPISMREGADAMGRLLDTLPDTQAVICVSDLSAFGALTECQRRGIDVPGQMAVAGFGDYEIAGICVPSLTTIDPQPREIGKRAADLILEVLDGRQSDPATIALEPILMRRLSSP, from the coding sequence ATGAGCACGCCCCGCAAAGCACCGACCATGGCCGATGTCGCCCGCCTCGCGGGCGTCTCGCCCATGACGGTCAGCCGGGCGTTCAAGCGTGACTCCTCGGTAAGCGATGCGACACGCAGCGCGATCCTGGAAGCAGCCGATAACCTTGGCTATGTCTTCGACAGCACCGCCTCGAACCTGCGTTCACAGCGCACGGATTTTGTCGCCGTCACGATCCCGTCGATCAACAATGCGAACTTCGCCGATACCGTAAGGGGTTTGTCGGACGGGCTGAAGGAACGCGGCCTGCAGATCCTGCTCGGCTACACCGATTACGACATTCAGGAAGAAGAACGGCTGGTCGAGCAGTTGCTCCGCCGCCGCCCGGAAGCGATCGTCGTCACCGGCGGCCGCCACACGCCGCGCACCCGGCGTCTGCTGGAAAATGCAGGCATCCCAGTCATCGAGACCTGGGATCTGCCCGACGATCCTGTCGGCCATGTCGTCGGCTTCTCCAACGCAGCCGCAGTTCGCACCATGGTCGACCACTTCGTGTCAGCCAAGATCACAAGGATTGCCTTTATCGGCGGCGATGCCGATCGCGACACCCGCGGCACCGATCGCCGCGCCGGCTTCATCGCGGCCATGCAGGCCCACGGCCTGGACGCCGACCGGCTGATCGCAGCGGGAACACCGCCGATCTCCATGAGAGAGGGCGCCGATGCCATGGGCCGATTGCTCGACACGCTTCCGGACACACAGGCCGTCATCTGCGTATCCGACCTATCCGCCTTTGGCGCCCTGACGGAATGCCAGAGGCGCGGCATCGATGTGCCCGGGCAGATGGCCGTCGCCGGCTTTGGCGACTATGAGATCGCCGGGATCTGCGTGCCGTCGCTGACTACGATCGACCCCCAGCCGCGCGAGATCGGCAAACGCGCCGCCGATCTCATCCTCGAAGTGCTCGATGGCAGGCAGTCAGATCCCGCGACCATCGCCCTTGAACCCATTCTGATGCGTCGCCTGTCGAGCCCTTGA
- a CDS encoding TRAP transporter substrate-binding protein, which yields MKILKMLGLATAIAFTGVSAHAETELKLAHAAPDTDLQQTLSVFFKEQVEARTNGSVKVTIFPQGQLGNDQAMIDGARSGIIDIVMTGLNNLTGLVPDAGAFELPFMFPSRELAYKVLDGEVGQGVSAQFTQHGLKMLGYPENGYRNMTNNRGPIRVPADVSGLNMRVNNSKALNDMFAALGANPTQLPVAELYTALETGVVDAQDHPIGIVLSFKFNEVQKYLSMTQHAYSALALAINDAKFNGLTADEQKVVLDVAAEAVAMQRKLAQEKEASMIAELQAAGMEVNTDVDAAAFQAAVKSVWDGYTAANGDTVVNAVLATQK from the coding sequence ATGAAAATCTTGAAAATGCTTGGACTGGCAACCGCAATCGCCTTCACCGGCGTTTCGGCTCATGCCGAAACAGAACTGAAACTTGCCCATGCCGCCCCCGATACCGATCTGCAACAGACCCTTTCCGTCTTCTTCAAGGAGCAGGTCGAGGCCCGCACGAACGGATCGGTCAAGGTGACGATCTTCCCGCAGGGGCAGCTCGGCAACGACCAGGCAATGATCGACGGCGCCCGTTCCGGCATCATCGACATCGTCATGACCGGTCTCAACAACCTGACCGGCCTGGTGCCGGATGCCGGCGCCTTCGAACTGCCCTTCATGTTCCCCAGCCGTGAGCTTGCCTACAAGGTTCTCGACGGCGAGGTCGGGCAGGGAGTATCCGCCCAGTTCACCCAGCACGGTCTGAAGATGCTCGGCTATCCGGAAAACGGCTACCGCAACATGACCAACAATCGGGGTCCGATCCGCGTGCCGGCCGATGTTTCCGGGCTCAACATGCGCGTCAACAACTCCAAGGCCCTGAACGACATGTTCGCGGCCCTCGGCGCCAATCCGACACAGCTGCCGGTCGCCGAACTCTACACCGCACTTGAGACCGGTGTGGTCGATGCACAGGATCATCCAATCGGCATCGTCCTGTCGTTCAAGTTCAATGAAGTGCAGAAGTATCTGAGCATGACGCAGCATGCTTACTCCGCGCTCGCGCTCGCCATCAACGACGCCAAGTTCAACGGTCTGACTGCCGACGAGCAGAAGGTGGTCCTCGATGTGGCTGCCGAGGCTGTCGCCATGCAGCGCAAGTTGGCGCAGGAGAAAGAGGCGTCGATGATCGCTGAGCTGCAGGCCGCCGGCATGGAGGTCAACACGGATGTCGACGCTGCCGCCTTCCAGGCCGCGGTCAAGTCGGTCTGGGATGGCTATACCGCTGCGAATGGCGACACTGTCGTCAATGCGGTGCTTGCCACCCAGAAGTGA
- a CDS encoding TRAP transporter large permease subunit yields MTLILFLGVLFVAILAGLPVAFALLLSAMALMLHLGTFSPDILAQGLINGVDSFPLLAIPFFLVAGEVMSKGGLSERIVRLAMTLVGHKRGGLGYVAILTAIVLAGLSGSAVADAAALVAILYPMMRKAGYPEGRSLGLLASGGIIAPIIPPSLPLILIGVAGNISIAKLFMAGIAPGMMMGVTLMAVWSFIMRKEQIETLPKASGKERLAALKDGIWALLLPVIIIGGIRSGAFTPTEAAVVAAVYAIVVSTVVYRALTWKILLEVLVTAGRSTAMVMFLVGAAMVAAWLITVAQLPQQLAVMLQPLIDSPRLLMLVIMLIVLAVGMVMDLSPTVLILVPLFMPVVKMAGIDPVYFGLMFILNCSIGLLTPPVGTVLNVICGVGRVPMSVAVRGVMPFLFAYATLLGLFIIFPQLITVPAKFLGG; encoded by the coding sequence ATGACACTCATCCTGTTCCTCGGCGTTTTGTTTGTCGCAATCCTTGCCGGTCTTCCCGTCGCCTTTGCCCTCCTGCTTTCTGCCATGGCACTCATGCTGCATCTGGGCACGTTCAGCCCGGATATCCTGGCGCAGGGGCTGATCAACGGCGTGGACAGCTTTCCGCTGCTTGCCATCCCCTTCTTCCTCGTGGCTGGCGAAGTCATGTCCAAGGGTGGGCTTTCGGAGCGGATCGTCCGGCTCGCCATGACGCTTGTCGGCCACAAGCGCGGCGGCCTCGGCTACGTCGCCATCCTGACCGCGATCGTTCTGGCCGGGCTATCCGGCTCGGCCGTCGCGGATGCCGCGGCCCTGGTCGCGATCCTCTATCCCATGATGCGCAAGGCCGGCTACCCGGAAGGCCGCAGTCTGGGATTGCTGGCCTCGGGCGGGATCATCGCGCCGATCATTCCACCATCCTTGCCGCTGATCCTCATCGGCGTTGCCGGCAATATCTCCATTGCCAAGCTGTTCATGGCCGGCATCGCGCCAGGGATGATGATGGGCGTAACGCTCATGGCGGTCTGGTCCTTCATCATGCGCAAGGAGCAGATCGAGACACTGCCGAAGGCGAGTGGCAAGGAACGGCTTGCAGCCCTGAAAGATGGTATCTGGGCGCTGCTCCTGCCGGTCATCATCATCGGTGGCATACGCTCCGGCGCCTTCACGCCGACCGAAGCCGCAGTGGTGGCCGCTGTCTATGCGATCGTTGTTTCGACGGTTGTCTATCGTGCGCTCACCTGGAAGATCCTGCTCGAAGTGCTGGTCACGGCCGGGCGTTCGACCGCCATGGTCATGTTCCTCGTGGGTGCGGCCATGGTCGCCGCCTGGCTGATCACGGTTGCCCAACTGCCGCAACAGCTGGCTGTAATGCTCCAGCCCCTCATCGACAGTCCGCGCCTTCTGATGCTGGTCATCATGCTGATCGTGCTTGCGGTCGGAATGGTGATGGACCTGTCTCCAACCGTTCTGATCCTCGTGCCGCTGTTTATGCCGGTGGTGAAGATGGCGGGCATCGATCCGGTCTATTTCGGACTGATGTTCATCCTCAACTGCTCGATCGGACTTCTGACACCCCCGGTCGGTACGGTGCTCAACGTCATCTGCGGGGTCGGACGCGTGCCAATGAGCGTGGCGGTGCGCGGCGTGATGCCATTTCTCTTCGCCTACGCCACGCTGCTCGGCCTATTCATCATCTTTCCACAACTCATTACCGTTCCCGCCAAATTCCTTGGCGGGTGA
- a CDS encoding TRAP transporter small permease — protein MRRLIRAIWSMIDILMAVILAAMIALVFANVVLRYGFSSGIRQSVELARLWFVWVVMLGAAVVLRRGEHLAVAEFSESLMPRAVPILRRICWVVVLIAVGMLFIGALNQTIANWNNLSPLTGLPSGLFYLAGVVSAVLMASIAVVRFIDPMSVDARLPEDTKE, from the coding sequence ATGCGACGTCTGATCCGGGCAATCTGGTCGATGATCGACATCCTGATGGCTGTCATCCTCGCGGCCATGATCGCCCTCGTCTTTGCCAATGTGGTCCTGCGCTACGGCTTTTCGTCGGGCATACGGCAATCCGTCGAGTTGGCCCGACTGTGGTTCGTCTGGGTCGTCATGCTGGGAGCCGCGGTAGTCTTGCGCCGTGGCGAGCATCTCGCTGTCGCCGAGTTCTCCGAATCCCTGATGCCAAGGGCGGTGCCGATCCTGCGCCGCATTTGCTGGGTCGTGGTGCTCATCGCTGTCGGAATGCTGTTCATCGGTGCGCTCAATCAGACGATCGCGAACTGGAACAACCTGTCTCCGCTCACGGGCCTTCCGTCCGGCCTCTTTTATCTCGCTGGTGTCGTTTCGGCCGTTCTGATGGCCTCGATCGCCGTTGTTCGTTTCATCGATCCGATGAGCGTTGATGCCCGCCTTCCGGAGGATACCAAGGAATGA
- a CDS encoding LacI family DNA-binding transcriptional regulator, translating into MTVSKVLRGTGRIATETRARVTQIAEELGYVPNRLAGSLSSQTSSLIGIVIPSIGDQVYTGVLAGINEVLNGRGYTAFIGESFFDPEIELRIVHMMLTMKPAALILTGGLARDERTIRLLRRSGIRAVHLWDGDHPDLDATVGLSHRTAGQLAARVFLQAGLTRCAYIGAQLDRDLCAACRLDGYSDALSTANATLQCLTDAHLSRTAESGYELTKRLLEQGEPPQAIHYLNDAMAIGGLRFLSEASITVPQAVSVNGFNGTALPHSLSTRLTTIEVPLMEVGRRAATAALTRPPTDAEATVDLIEISLTIGNTTVSRP; encoded by the coding sequence ATGACAGTTTCGAAGGTCCTGCGTGGAACGGGGCGCATTGCGACAGAGACGCGTGCCCGCGTCACGCAAATCGCCGAAGAACTGGGTTATGTACCCAACCGGCTGGCAGGCTCGCTCTCGTCACAGACGAGTTCCCTGATCGGCATCGTCATCCCCTCCATTGGTGACCAAGTGTATACCGGCGTGCTGGCCGGAATAAACGAGGTTCTGAACGGCCGGGGCTATACGGCCTTCATCGGTGAGAGCTTTTTCGATCCCGAGATCGAGTTGCGTATCGTGCACATGATGCTGACGATGAAACCGGCCGCGCTGATCCTGACGGGAGGGCTGGCGCGTGACGAACGCACAATACGTCTACTGCGCCGCTCCGGCATCCGCGCCGTGCATCTCTGGGACGGCGACCATCCGGATCTCGACGCGACGGTCGGCCTGTCCCATCGGACAGCAGGCCAGTTGGCGGCCCGGGTCTTCCTCCAGGCAGGCCTCACCCGTTGCGCCTACATCGGAGCGCAACTCGACCGGGATCTCTGTGCGGCCTGCCGGCTGGATGGATATTCGGACGCGCTGTCGACAGCCAATGCGACCTTGCAGTGCCTGACGGACGCTCACCTGTCGCGGACGGCGGAAAGCGGATACGAACTGACCAAAAGACTGCTTGAGCAAGGCGAGCCCCCGCAAGCCATCCACTACCTCAATGACGCCATGGCGATTGGCGGCCTGCGCTTCCTGAGCGAGGCGTCGATTACCGTTCCCCAAGCCGTCTCGGTCAACGGTTTCAACGGCACAGCGCTGCCCCATTCTCTCTCGACGCGACTGACGACCATCGAAGTACCGCTCATGGAGGTCGGCCGCAGGGCCGCCACCGCGGCCCTCACCCGCCCGCCGACGGATGCCGAGGCAACAGTCGACCTGATCGAAATTTCACTGACCATTGGGAATACGACAGTATCCCGTCCCTGA
- a CDS encoding DUF2218 domain-containing protein, giving the protein MKASTYFTTDNAQRYLGTLCKHFGHKVPVTHETASGRIELPFGQCDLRTDEAGLTLIATASDRPQLDKTIEVMSGHLDRFAFRENPELTWTFEGAEA; this is encoded by the coding sequence ATGAAGGCGAGCACTTACTTCACTACGGATAATGCCCAGCGCTATCTGGGCACGCTTTGCAAGCATTTCGGTCACAAGGTGCCGGTAACCCATGAAACGGCTTCCGGCCGGATCGAACTGCCATTCGGACAGTGCGACTTGCGCACAGATGAGGCTGGACTGACGCTGATTGCCACCGCAAGCGACCGACCGCAGCTCGACAAGACCATTGAGGTTATGTCCGGCCATCTGGACCGGTTTGCCTTTCGCGAAAACCCGGAGCTGACATGGACGTTCGAGGGCGCGGAGGCCTGA
- a CDS encoding nuclear transport factor 2 family protein: protein MNRRTLLTTSLGASLAIILGQHAGAQDMDQQTKTSFDTVMGFMGAMGSGDMEKMNALMADDMVWHNEGDTTIPWVHGGIQGKEAIFEFLGVFGAGLQTTKWENTDAFASGDTVAVFGVMNGITTHSGKAIGDFSFALRAKVRDGQVVLWHWFEDSFALSKAYHTA, encoded by the coding sequence ATGAATCGCAGAACTCTTTTGACCACTTCGCTGGGCGCATCGCTCGCGATCATCCTTGGACAACATGCTGGAGCACAGGACATGGACCAACAGACAAAAACAAGCTTTGACACCGTCATGGGCTTCATGGGCGCGATGGGATCGGGCGACATGGAGAAGATGAATGCGCTGATGGCCGATGACATGGTCTGGCACAATGAGGGCGACACGACCATCCCATGGGTCCACGGTGGCATTCAAGGCAAAGAGGCAATCTTTGAGTTCCTCGGCGTCTTCGGCGCAGGGCTTCAGACAACCAAGTGGGAAAACACCGATGCCTTTGCCTCGGGTGACACTGTCGCGGTCTTCGGCGTCATGAACGGCATCACCACCCATTCCGGCAAGGCAATCGGGGACTTCAGCTTCGCTTTGCGTGCCAAGGTCCGCGACGGGCAAGTGGTGCTCTGGCACTGGTTCGAGGACAGCTTCGCACTCAGCAAAGCCTATCACACCGCGTAA
- a CDS encoding NAD(P)H-binding protein: MTIAVAAVSGQLGSTIARSLMARQTGTPIIGLARSPDEVRIEGIEVRQGDYTDREAMVRALSGVDTLMMVSLNTPPSIRTGQHQSAIAAAREAGVRRVVYTSMQGAETGTAFSPVIQSNRQTEADLRASGMEWTLGRNGIYIEPDVAYVDNYVRSGCIENSAAEGRCGYTTRPELAEAYASMLLDDRHNGQTYNLHGPLLTQAKLAAHLNTAFETHLTYRSLSVEEYHADRVAELGDMMGTIIAGIYEGIRCGAMDRPSDFEVAAGRPHQAWEDYFATLRA, from the coding sequence ATGACAATCGCCGTTGCGGCAGTATCGGGCCAACTAGGGTCCACCATCGCGCGCAGCCTGATGGCCCGCCAGACCGGAACTCCGATCATCGGCCTTGCCCGGTCTCCCGACGAGGTTCGGATTGAGGGGATCGAAGTCAGGCAAGGGGACTATACCGACAGGGAGGCGATGGTTCGGGCCCTGTCAGGCGTCGACACGCTTATGATGGTGTCATTGAACACACCGCCCAGCATCCGCACAGGCCAACACCAATCCGCGATTGCGGCGGCCAGGGAGGCAGGTGTCAGGCGCGTCGTGTACACGAGTATGCAAGGCGCCGAAACGGGCACGGCCTTTTCGCCGGTGATCCAGAGCAACCGTCAGACCGAGGCTGATCTCAGGGCCAGTGGCATGGAATGGACGCTCGGCCGCAACGGCATCTACATTGAGCCGGATGTCGCCTATGTCGACAATTATGTTCGCTCCGGCTGCATCGAAAACTCGGCGGCCGAGGGCCGCTGCGGATACACAACCCGCCCGGAATTGGCCGAAGCCTACGCCAGTATGCTGCTGGATGATCGGCACAATGGCCAAACCTACAATCTGCATGGCCCGTTGCTGACCCAGGCAAAACTGGCGGCCCATTTGAACACGGCCTTCGAGACCCATCTGACCTATCGGTCCCTCTCGGTGGAAGAATACCACGCGGACAGGGTTGCCGAGCTTGGCGACATGATGGGAACGATCATCGCCGGCATATACGAAGGCATACGGTGCGGGGCAATGGACCGTCCAAGCGACTTCGAGGTCGCAGCAGGACGTCCGCACCAGGCCTGGGAGGACTATTTCGCAACCTTGCGCGCCTGA
- a CDS encoding sulfite oxidase heme-binding subunit YedZ yields the protein MLSRFSPYGLWALMALPGVAILASILGATDAETTRTAIHEGLHPTGEFAARFMIIAMLASPLALVFKGWRGPNWLRKNRRYFGVAAFAYALAHTVLYLIDLGAVPKIVADLPKLYIWTGWIAFLIFVPLAITSSDYFVRRMGRTWKTLQRSTYAAAVLTLLHWGALHDWGGLGPALVHFVPLGLLEAYRIWYWYLRPRPQTA from the coding sequence ATGCTGTCACGATTCTCTCCTTACGGGCTCTGGGCGCTGATGGCGCTGCCGGGCGTCGCGATCCTCGCAAGTATTCTTGGCGCGACAGACGCCGAGACCACGCGGACGGCCATTCATGAGGGGCTGCATCCCACCGGTGAATTTGCGGCACGCTTCATGATCATCGCCATGCTGGCCTCGCCGCTGGCCCTGGTCTTCAAGGGCTGGCGCGGGCCCAACTGGCTCAGGAAGAACCGCCGTTACTTCGGCGTCGCGGCCTTTGCCTATGCACTGGCGCACACGGTCCTCTATCTGATCGACCTTGGCGCCGTACCGAAGATCGTGGCCGATCTGCCCAAGCTCTACATCTGGACCGGCTGGATCGCCTTCCTGATCTTTGTGCCCTTGGCCATTACCTCGTCAGATTATTTCGTTCGCAGGATGGGCCGGACCTGGAAGACGCTTCAACGCTCGACCTATGCCGCGGCGGTGCTGACCCTGTTGCACTGGGGAGCACTGCACGACTGGGGCGGCCTTGGCCCGGCGCTGGTCCACTTCGTACCGCTCGGACTGCTGGAGGCTTACCGTATCTGGTACTGGTACCTGCGCCCAAGGCCGCAAACCGCCTGA
- a CDS encoding LysR family transcriptional regulator: protein MAIFARVVDEGSFRAAAKDIGLSPSRVSETVSDLEHYLGVTLLNRTTRKIALTNEGRMFHSRVVEMLRSAEAGLNELNALSLEPVGALRISLPAFLSGGPLTSAIASFTKLHPNVAFSVVYSDNRLGLVDDGFDMNVRVGWLDDSSMMSRKLGDGQRVLVAGAGYAASRAAPQRPGDLEDWDWIRYKNRPDTTTLTSPKGKEESVTGHSQIEVDSIDALYHLAIQDVGVTILPSFLAERGEATGALVRLLPDWTLRPLGIYAVWPDKSRRESLTLLFVRYLAEQDIY from the coding sequence ATGGCAATTTTTGCGCGGGTCGTCGACGAAGGCTCGTTTCGGGCCGCAGCGAAAGACATCGGCTTGTCCCCGTCGCGGGTCAGCGAAACAGTCTCGGATCTGGAGCACTATCTTGGTGTCACGCTGCTGAACCGCACGACCCGCAAGATTGCCCTGACCAACGAGGGCCGCATGTTCCATAGCCGCGTGGTGGAGATGTTGCGCAGCGCCGAAGCCGGCCTGAACGAATTGAACGCGCTCTCGCTCGAGCCCGTGGGGGCATTGCGCATTTCGCTGCCCGCCTTCCTGTCCGGTGGCCCCCTGACCTCCGCAATCGCCTCATTCACCAAGCTACACCCCAACGTCGCCTTTTCGGTTGTCTACAGCGACAATCGGCTCGGTCTGGTCGACGACGGCTTTGACATGAACGTGCGCGTCGGCTGGCTCGACGATAGTTCCATGATGTCGCGCAAGCTGGGAGACGGCCAACGCGTGCTTGTCGCCGGCGCCGGCTATGCAGCCAGCAGAGCAGCACCTCAGCGGCCGGGGGATCTCGAAGACTGGGACTGGATCCGCTACAAGAACAGGCCCGACACAACGACCCTCACCAGCCCCAAGGGCAAGGAAGAGAGCGTCACCGGACATTCTCAGATCGAGGTCGACAGCATCGATGCGCTGTATCATCTCGCGATCCAGGATGTCGGCGTAACGATCTTGCCGTCATTCCTGGCCGAGCGGGGCGAAGCAACAGGCGCACTGGTACGTCTTCTGCCCGATTGGACATTGCGCCCACTTGGGATTTACGCCGTCTGGCCTGATAAATCCCGACGCGAGAGCCTGACGCTGTTGTTTGTCAGATATCTGGCCGAGCAGGACATCTACTAG